A single Thermaerobacter sp. FW80 DNA region contains:
- the meaB gene encoding methylmalonyl Co-A mutase-associated GTPase MeaB encodes MRASGPEELARGVLAGDRRALARAITWVENRRPGASELLRRIYPETGRAHVVGLTGAPGVGKSTLAAALARHLRSAGQRVGLVAVDPSSPFTGGALLGDRIRFSQGAVDDGVFFRSLASRGQVGGLARATGDVIHLLDAAGMDVVLVETVGAGQSEVAIMRHAHTVVVVLAPGLGDDVQAAKAGILEVADVLVVNKADQPGASRTVQELRQMLELGAPRDPGWRPPVVETVAADGRGVAALADAVARHRQHLTESPAGAQRDRWRAEEALRQELLALVAERLHGTAAWAAATDAVAGRRVTPAEAAGRLLDALRDERGPRDGHPAEGGGGRAAVEARGGAAGG; translated from the coding sequence ATGCGCGCGTCCGGCCCCGAGGAACTGGCCCGCGGCGTGTTGGCGGGGGATCGCAGGGCGCTGGCCCGCGCCATCACGTGGGTGGAGAACCGCCGGCCGGGGGCGAGCGAGCTCCTGCGCCGCATCTACCCCGAGACCGGCCGCGCCCACGTGGTCGGGCTGACCGGGGCGCCGGGCGTCGGCAAGAGCACCCTGGCGGCTGCCCTGGCCCGCCACCTGCGCAGCGCGGGGCAGCGGGTGGGCCTCGTCGCCGTCGACCCGTCCAGCCCCTTCACGGGCGGCGCCCTCCTGGGCGACCGCATCCGCTTCAGCCAGGGGGCGGTGGACGACGGCGTCTTCTTCCGCAGCCTGGCCTCCCGCGGCCAGGTGGGCGGCCTCGCCCGGGCCACGGGGGACGTGATCCACCTATTGGACGCCGCCGGCATGGACGTGGTGCTGGTGGAGACGGTGGGGGCCGGCCAGTCCGAGGTGGCGATCATGCGGCACGCCCACACCGTGGTGGTGGTGCTGGCCCCGGGGCTGGGCGACGACGTCCAGGCGGCCAAGGCCGGGATCCTGGAGGTCGCCGACGTCCTGGTGGTCAACAAGGCCGACCAGCCGGGGGCGAGCCGCACGGTGCAGGAGCTGCGGCAGATGCTGGAGCTGGGGGCGCCGCGGGATCCCGGCTGGCGGCCGCCGGTCGTGGAGACGGTGGCCGCCGACGGGCGGGGCGTGGCGGCGCTGGCGGATGCCGTCGCCCGCCACCGGCAGCACCTGACGGAGAGCCCGGCCGGCGCGCAGCGAGACCGCTGGCGGGCCGAGGAGGCGCTGCGCCAGGAACTGCTGGCCCTGGTCGCCGAGCGGCTCCACGGCACGGCGGCGTGGGCGGCGGCCACCGACGCCGTGGCCGGCCGCCGGGTGACGCCGGCCGAGGCCGCCGGCCGCCTGCTGGATGCCTTGCGGGACGAGCGCGGCCCGAGGGACGGGCACCCGGCGGAGGGTGGTGGCGGCCGGGCCGCCGTCGAGGCGCGCGGCGGGGCGGCGGGCGGCTGA
- a CDS encoding cobalamin B12-binding domain-containing protein — METQPVTTGEVPASQRIRVLVAKPGMDRHDRGAKVIARAYRDAGMEVIYTGLHQSPAQIARAALEEDVDVVALSILSGAHNTVIPRVCQALREVGLDDVVVLVGGVIPPEDVPGLLAAGVTRVFGPGSSTEEIVAYTREQVRKRRGDRA; from the coding sequence ATGGAGACGCAACCGGTGACCACCGGCGAGGTGCCGGCGAGCCAGCGGATCCGCGTGCTGGTGGCCAAGCCGGGCATGGACCGGCACGACCGCGGCGCCAAGGTCATCGCCCGGGCGTATCGCGACGCCGGCATGGAGGTGATCTACACGGGCCTCCACCAGTCGCCGGCCCAGATCGCCCGGGCGGCCCTGGAGGAAGACGTGGACGTGGTGGCGCTCAGCATCCTCTCGGGCGCCCACAATACCGTGATCCCCCGCGTGTGCCAGGCGCTGCGGGAGGTGGGCCTGGACGACGTGGTCGTGCTGGTGGGCGGCGTGATCCCGCCGGAGGACGTCCCCGGGCTGCTCGCGGCCGGCGTCACGCGGGTCTTCGGGCCGGGCTCGAGCACCGAGGAGATCGTCGCCTACACGCGCGAGCAGGTGCGCAAGCGCCGGGGGGACCGGGCGTGA
- a CDS encoding methylmalonyl-CoA mutase, with protein sequence MADRIVTGAEAASDRPRAAGGQGAAGRAGGTAEGPGPAGAAGAGGTGRERRPRFETLSGIEVKRCYGPEDVPAIDDERRLGRPGQWPYTRGIHETMYRGRLWTMRQFAGFGTAEQTNQRFKYLLKEGQTGLSVAFDFPTLLGYDSDHPMSDGEVGKLGVAIDTLADMEILFDGIPLDQVSTSMTINGPAAMIFAMYLAAAEKQGVPFDRLRGTIQNDILKEYIAQNTYIFPPRPSMRIITDIFAFCADHVPQWNTVSISGYHIREAGATAVQELAFTLANGFEYVRAGIEAGLDVDRFAPRLSFFFNVHNDFFEEIAKLRAARRIWAVEMRERFGAKDPRSWKMRFHCQTAGCTLTAQQPEINIVRVTLQALAAVLGGTQSLHTNSFDEALALPTEKAVRIALRTQQIIAEESGVTHTVDPLGGSYYVEWLTDEMERRAREYFRRIDELGGVIPAIEAGFFHREIADASYRYQRQVEAGEITVVGVNKYVLAEEEQPEILRVPDEVQERQVQRLRDIRRTRDNRRVSQALRDLKAAARSGENLMPRLLECARAYATLGEMCDTLREVFGEYRDRAIF encoded by the coding sequence ATGGCAGACCGGATCGTCACGGGGGCGGAGGCGGCCTCCGACCGTCCCCGCGCGGCGGGCGGCCAGGGCGCCGCGGGCCGCGCCGGGGGCACGGCCGAAGGGCCGGGCCCCGCGGGGGCGGCCGGCGCGGGCGGGACGGGTCGGGAGCGGCGCCCGCGGTTCGAGACGCTCTCGGGGATCGAGGTCAAGCGTTGCTACGGCCCGGAGGACGTGCCCGCCATCGACGACGAGCGACGGCTGGGTCGTCCCGGCCAGTGGCCCTACACCCGCGGCATCCACGAGACCATGTACCGGGGCCGGCTGTGGACCATGCGCCAGTTCGCCGGCTTCGGGACGGCCGAGCAGACCAACCAGCGGTTCAAGTACCTCCTCAAGGAGGGCCAGACGGGCCTCAGCGTCGCCTTCGACTTCCCCACGCTGCTGGGCTACGACTCGGACCACCCCATGTCCGACGGCGAGGTCGGCAAGCTCGGCGTGGCCATCGACACCCTGGCCGACATGGAGATCCTGTTCGACGGGATCCCGCTGGACCAGGTGTCCACCTCCATGACCATCAACGGACCGGCGGCGATGATCTTCGCCATGTACCTGGCCGCCGCGGAGAAGCAGGGCGTGCCCTTCGACCGGCTGCGGGGCACGATCCAGAACGACATCCTCAAGGAGTACATCGCGCAGAACACGTACATCTTCCCGCCGCGCCCGTCGATGCGCATCATCACCGACATCTTCGCCTTCTGCGCCGACCACGTGCCCCAGTGGAACACGGTGAGCATCTCCGGCTACCACATCCGGGAGGCCGGCGCCACGGCGGTCCAGGAGCTGGCGTTCACCCTGGCCAACGGGTTCGAGTACGTGCGGGCCGGCATCGAGGCGGGGCTCGACGTGGATCGCTTCGCGCCGCGGCTCTCCTTCTTCTTCAACGTCCACAACGACTTCTTCGAGGAGATCGCCAAGCTGCGGGCGGCGCGGCGCATCTGGGCCGTCGAGATGCGGGAGCGCTTCGGGGCCAAGGACCCGCGCTCGTGGAAGATGCGCTTCCACTGCCAGACGGCGGGGTGTACGCTGACGGCCCAGCAGCCGGAGATCAACATCGTCCGGGTGACGCTGCAGGCGCTGGCGGCGGTGCTGGGCGGGACCCAGTCGCTGCACACCAACTCCTTCGACGAGGCGCTGGCCCTGCCGACGGAGAAGGCGGTGCGCATCGCCCTGCGCACCCAGCAGATCATCGCCGAGGAGAGCGGGGTGACCCACACCGTCGACCCGCTGGGCGGCTCCTACTACGTGGAGTGGCTGACCGACGAGATGGAGCGCCGGGCGCGCGAGTACTTCCGGCGCATCGACGAGCTGGGCGGCGTGATCCCCGCCATCGAGGCCGGGTTCTTCCACAGGGAGATCGCCGACGCCTCCTACCGGTATCAGCGGCAGGTGGAGGCGGGCGAGATCACGGTGGTGGGCGTCAACAAGTACGTCCTGGCGGAGGAGGAGCAGCCGGAGATCCTGCGGGTCCCCGACGAGGTCCAGGAGCGCCAGGTCCAGCGGCTGCGGGACATCCGCCGCACCCGGGACAACCGGCGGGTCAGCCAGGCCCTGCGCGACCTCAAGGCGGCGGCGCGCAGCGGCGAGAACCTGATGCCGCGCCTGCTGGAGTGCGCCCGCGCCTATGCCACCCTGGGCGAGATGTGCGACACGCTGCGGGAGGTCTTCGGGGAGTACCGCGATCGGGCGATCTTCTAG
- the hemB gene encoding porphobilinogen synthase: MAFPVHRPRRLRSSPAVRSLVRETDLTVDRLIYPLFVVPGRDVVEPVPSMPGVEHRSVDRAVERAREVFALGIRAVLLFGLPRAKDERGSEAAAPDGAVQQAIRAIKDALPDLLVITDVCLCAYTSHGHCGILTADGRIDNDATLEQLAQVALSHARAGADWVAPSDMMDGRVGAIRRALDEDGFQETAILSYAVKYASAFYGPFREAAHSAPAFGDRRTHQMDPTNVREALREVALDLEEGADLVMVKPALAYLDVIRAVRERFPVPVVAYNVSGEYSLVKAAARQGWVDEQAVVLEALTAMRRAGADAIITYHAPEVARWLG; this comes from the coding sequence ATGGCCTTTCCGGTGCATCGCCCGCGGCGGCTGCGGTCGAGCCCGGCGGTGCGCAGCCTGGTGCGGGAGACGGATCTGACCGTCGACCGCCTGATCTACCCGCTGTTCGTGGTCCCGGGCCGGGACGTGGTGGAGCCGGTGCCGTCCATGCCCGGGGTCGAGCACCGGTCCGTCGACCGCGCGGTGGAGCGGGCCCGGGAGGTCTTCGCGCTGGGGATCCGCGCCGTGCTGCTCTTCGGTCTGCCGCGGGCGAAGGACGAACGCGGCAGCGAGGCCGCGGCGCCGGACGGCGCCGTGCAGCAGGCCATCCGGGCGATCAAGGACGCGCTGCCGGACCTGCTGGTGATCACCGACGTGTGCCTCTGTGCCTACACCAGCCACGGGCACTGCGGCATCCTCACCGCCGACGGTCGCATCGACAACGATGCGACCCTGGAGCAGCTGGCCCAGGTGGCCCTCTCCCATGCCCGCGCCGGCGCCGACTGGGTCGCCCCGTCGGACATGATGGACGGCCGGGTGGGGGCGATCCGTCGGGCGCTGGACGAGGACGGCTTCCAGGAGACGGCGATCCTGTCCTATGCCGTCAAGTACGCGTCCGCCTTCTACGGCCCGTTCCGGGAGGCGGCCCACTCCGCCCCCGCCTTCGGCGACCGGCGCACCCACCAGATGGACCCCACCAACGTGCGCGAGGCGCTGCGGGAGGTGGCCCTGGACCTGGAGGAGGGGGCCGACCTGGTGATGGTCAAGCCGGCCCTGGCCTACCTGGACGTGATCCGCGCCGTCCGCGAGCGGTTCCCGGTGCCGGTGGTGGCGTACAATGTCAGTGGCGAGTACAGCCTGGTCAAGGCGGCCGCGCGGCAGGGCTGGGTGGACGAGCAGGCGGTGGTGCTGGAGGCGTTGACGGCCATGCGGCGGGCGGGGGCGGACGCCATCATCACCTACCACGCGCCGGAGGTGGCGCGCTGGCTGGGTTGA
- a CDS encoding uroporphyrinogen-III synthase, with protein MPGDQGAENPWGRGAADGGHRGAAGAAEGVAAPGRAAVGELWGLPGWVYVVEAGPGDPGLLTVRGSELLRAAEVVVADAGLEAALQRWASPTAALWLVTPPAGAEAAPGRPPWAGRLPVAGRLEPDRVAGRLARWARAGLRVVRLVRGRSSRDEGTALAAAGVGVIPVPGVPAGGGSADGRQPAPPLAGWRVAVTRAAEQAGDLAELVGRLGGEALELPLIAVEPAPGEAELDAELDDPSGSWWVFTSQNGVAALARRLRARGGDARALAGARVAVVGEATRGALEGAVGIRADVVPSAFTGARLWEELARRVQPGQRVVWPRGDRAAVAAARPVVEAGAVLRAPVVYRTVLRRQEAAALLELVRAGRVDAVTLASPSACEALAEAAGPEGLGRFFPHREPAGPGGRRPLVVCIGPRTAQRAAALGLPVDRVPSRFTAEGLVAALLEGLEAGGGS; from the coding sequence ATGCCGGGCGACCAGGGCGCGGAGAACCCGTGGGGACGCGGTGCTGCGGACGGCGGCCACCGAGGTGCGGCCGGCGCCGCCGAAGGGGTCGCCGCGCCCGGCCGGGCCGCCGTCGGCGAGCTCTGGGGCCTGCCCGGATGGGTCTACGTGGTGGAGGCGGGGCCCGGCGACCCCGGCCTGCTCACCGTCCGCGGCAGCGAGCTGCTCCGAGCCGCCGAGGTCGTGGTGGCGGATGCCGGCCTGGAGGCGGCGCTCCAGCGGTGGGCTTCGCCCACCGCCGCCCTCTGGCTCGTCACGCCGCCAGCGGGAGCGGAGGCGGCGCCGGGACGACCTCCCTGGGCCGGCCGGCTGCCGGTGGCCGGCCGGCTCGAGCCGGATCGCGTCGCGGGGCGCCTGGCCCGCTGGGCGCGGGCCGGACTGCGGGTCGTCCGGCTGGTCCGCGGTCGGTCGTCCCGGGACGAGGGGACGGCCCTGGCCGCGGCAGGGGTCGGCGTGATCCCGGTACCGGGGGTGCCGGCGGGCGGCGGGTCCGCGGACGGACGCCAGCCGGCGCCGCCGCTGGCCGGCTGGCGCGTCGCGGTCACCCGGGCGGCCGAGCAGGCTGGCGATCTGGCGGAGCTCGTCGGCCGCCTGGGCGGCGAGGCGCTGGAGCTCCCGCTGATCGCCGTGGAGCCGGCCCCCGGCGAGGCGGAGCTCGACGCGGAGCTGGACGACCCCAGCGGAAGCTGGTGGGTCTTCACCAGCCAGAACGGCGTGGCCGCCCTGGCCCGGCGGTTGCGGGCGCGGGGGGGCGACGCGCGGGCGCTGGCCGGTGCCCGGGTCGCCGTGGTCGGCGAGGCGACGCGGGGTGCCCTGGAGGGGGCGGTGGGGATTCGGGCCGACGTGGTCCCGTCCGCGTTCACCGGTGCCCGTCTCTGGGAGGAACTGGCCCGTCGCGTCCAGCCCGGCCAGCGGGTGGTGTGGCCGCGGGGTGACCGGGCCGCGGTGGCGGCGGCCCGCCCGGTGGTGGAGGCCGGGGCCGTGCTGCGCGCGCCGGTGGTCTACCGCACGGTGCTGCGACGGCAGGAGGCGGCGGCCCTGCTGGAGCTCGTGCGCGCCGGGCGCGTCGACGCGGTCACCCTGGCCAGCCCCTCGGCCTGCGAGGCCCTGGCGGAGGCGGCGGGGCCCGAAGGGCTCGGTCGGTTCTTCCCGCATCGGGAACCGGCGGGACCCGGCGGCCGGCGCCCGCTGGTGGTCTGCATCGGTCCCCGCACCGCCCAGCGGGCGGCGGCCCTCGGCCTGCCCGTCGACCGGGTGCCATCCCGCTTCACCGCGGAAGGATTGGTCGCGGCCCTTCTCGAAGGACTAGAGGCTGGCGGGGGTTCGTAG
- the hemC gene encoding hydroxymethylbilane synthase: MSVAARVVRIGTRSSALARLQAERVAQRLRRHHPHLAVELVPITTQGDRDRARPLYALETAGAFVKELEQALRDGRIDLAVHSAKDVPTRLPEGLELAAFPEREDPGDALVLPAAADPSRAAAPATEPGPDGGVTAKGEGGPIGPLDRLPPGARVGTSSLRRQAWLRARRPDLAVEPARGNLDTRLRRLDGGAWDALLVAAAGLRRLGLGHRISAPVPPSVLLPAPGQGALAVEIRRDDAAMRRLVAVLDCPEVALAVRAERAFLAELGGTCRVPLGAWGRVEGSRLRLRGMVAGRDGSPWLEDEVVGPAQDPEGVGRALAERLVAQGARTVLAAAGGGAAAGDGDGRRP; encoded by the coding sequence ATGAGCGTGGCCGCCAGGGTGGTGCGCATTGGCACCCGCTCCAGCGCGCTGGCCCGGCTCCAGGCGGAGCGGGTGGCGCAGCGCCTCCGCCGGCACCACCCCCACCTGGCGGTGGAGCTGGTCCCCATCACCACCCAGGGGGATCGGGACCGGGCACGGCCCCTCTACGCCCTCGAGACGGCGGGCGCCTTCGTCAAGGAGCTGGAGCAGGCCCTGCGCGACGGGCGCATCGACTTGGCGGTCCACAGCGCCAAGGACGTGCCCACGCGCCTGCCCGAGGGGCTGGAGCTGGCCGCCTTCCCGGAGCGCGAGGACCCCGGCGATGCCCTGGTGCTGCCGGCCGCGGCCGACCCGTCCCGGGCGGCCGCGCCGGCGACCGAGCCGGGACCGGACGGCGGCGTGACGGCGAAGGGGGAGGGGGGGCCGATCGGGCCGCTGGATCGCCTTCCGCCGGGTGCCCGGGTGGGGACCAGCAGCCTGCGCCGTCAGGCGTGGCTCCGCGCCCGACGGCCCGACCTGGCGGTCGAACCGGCCCGCGGGAACCTGGACACGCGGTTGCGACGCCTGGACGGGGGCGCGTGGGACGCCTTGCTGGTGGCCGCCGCCGGGCTGCGACGCCTGGGCCTGGGCCATCGGATCAGCGCACCCGTCCCGCCGTCGGTGCTCCTGCCGGCGCCGGGCCAGGGGGCGCTGGCCGTCGAGATCCGCCGGGACGACGCGGCGATGCGACGGCTGGTGGCGGTGCTCGACTGCCCTGAGGTGGCGCTGGCGGTGCGGGCGGAGCGGGCCTTCCTGGCCGAGCTGGGCGGCACCTGCCGGGTGCCGCTGGGGGCCTGGGGGCGGGTCGAGGGGTCCCGCCTGCGCCTGCGGGGCATGGTGGCCGGACGGGACGGGTCGCCCTGGCTGGAGGACGAGGTGGTGGGCCCGGCGCAGGACCCCGAGGGCGTCGGCCGGGCGCTGGCCGAGCGACTGGTGGCCCAGGGGGCGCGGACCGTGCTGGCGGCGGCGGGTGGGGGCGCGGCCGCCGGGGACGGCGACGGCCGGCGACCCTGA
- a CDS encoding inner membrane protein YpjD, with the protein MAVTLGYLAAAGGYAWALGSLARDAAARWLARVTWAVHTGLLAVAVATGHVPFLSPQGSVFFLGWGWVLNGLVLESLLGLRALGAFMLPPVVALLVLVAAVGGPARAGAVAAADEGLPAASAAAVAGLGGGDPFGAPWIWLHAIIALLSYCAFGLASALAAMYLLQERQLRSKVFSRLYRHLPALEEMDRACWWLIGSGFALLTLALASGTLSAGQLWDDRWASDGKVIASLAAWLFYGLLLTLRAVAGWRGRRLAYLSLVGFAVILFNYLVVGPHWSTRHVF; encoded by the coding sequence GTGGCCGTGACCCTCGGCTACCTGGCCGCCGCAGGCGGGTACGCCTGGGCGCTGGGCAGCCTGGCGCGGGATGCCGCGGCGCGCTGGCTGGCCCGCGTCACGTGGGCGGTGCACACCGGCCTCCTGGCCGTCGCGGTGGCGACCGGCCACGTCCCCTTCCTGAGCCCGCAGGGGTCGGTGTTCTTCCTCGGCTGGGGATGGGTGCTCAATGGGCTCGTGCTGGAGTCCCTGCTGGGGCTGCGGGCCCTGGGGGCCTTCATGCTGCCGCCCGTGGTGGCGTTGCTCGTGTTGGTGGCGGCCGTCGGCGGGCCGGCGAGGGCCGGCGCGGTGGCGGCGGCCGATGAAGGCCTGCCCGCGGCGTCGGCGGCGGCCGTCGCCGGGCTCGGGGGTGGGGACCCCTTCGGCGCACCCTGGATCTGGCTCCACGCCATCATCGCCCTCTTGAGCTATTGCGCCTTCGGCCTCGCCTCGGCGCTGGCGGCCATGTACCTCCTCCAGGAGCGCCAGCTGCGGAGCAAGGTCTTCAGCCGCCTCTACCGCCACCTCCCCGCCCTGGAGGAGATGGACCGCGCCTGCTGGTGGCTGATCGGCAGCGGCTTCGCCCTGCTCACCCTGGCGCTGGCCAGCGGGACCCTCTCGGCCGGGCAACTGTGGGACGACCGCTGGGCCAGCGACGGCAAGGTGATCGCCAGCCTGGCCGCCTGGCTGTTCTACGGTCTGCTCCTGACCCTGCGCGCCGTGGCGGGGTGGCGGGGGCGCCGACTGGCGTACCTTTCGCTGGTCGGCTTCGCCGTCATCCTCTTCAACTACCTGGTGGTGGGGCCGCACTGGTCGACCCGCCACGTCTTCTGA
- the hemA gene encoding glutamyl-tRNA reductase gives MGVILVGMNHRTAPVAVRERLAVDAEAATSALRELVALPAVDEVVLLSTCNRVEVYAAAEHHGQGIRQVQETLARWAGMEREQLEAYLYLREDAAAARHLFRVAAGLDSMVLGESQILGQVRDAYHAAASAGTCGKVLHGLFQQALAAGKRARTETAIGQHAVSVSYVAVELARKVFGKLEGRAVLLVGAGETAELAARSLAEDGGCRLVVANRTVERGRQLAAAYGGRALPLERLAEALVECDVVIASTGSARPLITAAMVREAMRRRRGRPLLLVDIAVPRDVEAAAGRLDGVFLYDIDDLEAVVEANLRLRREEASRVEAMLDEEVRQFEGWLQSLNVVPLIRSLREKAEAMRRQELERALRKLPHLSERDRQVIDGLTRLIVNKLLNDPMVRLKEAVAGGRGPVYLEEAFTELFALDEPAPRGRRGAGTHAPAAGDGQAPPRAGGEADAAGAAPDGPLPADGPHRMAPAGGEAPDPRWPRSGARAAAGGADARVGRP, from the coding sequence ATGGGCGTGATTCTCGTCGGGATGAACCACCGCACGGCCCCGGTCGCCGTGCGGGAACGGCTGGCGGTCGACGCGGAGGCGGCCACGTCCGCGCTGCGGGAGCTGGTGGCCCTCCCGGCCGTGGACGAGGTGGTGCTCCTCTCCACCTGCAACCGGGTGGAGGTCTACGCCGCGGCGGAGCACCACGGCCAGGGGATCCGCCAGGTGCAGGAGACCCTGGCCCGCTGGGCGGGCATGGAGCGCGAGCAGCTGGAGGCCTACCTCTACCTGCGGGAAGACGCGGCCGCCGCCCGCCACCTGTTCCGCGTCGCGGCGGGCCTGGACTCCATGGTGCTCGGGGAGAGCCAGATCCTGGGTCAGGTGCGGGACGCCTACCACGCGGCCGCGTCCGCCGGCACCTGTGGCAAGGTGCTGCACGGCCTGTTCCAGCAGGCCCTGGCGGCGGGCAAGCGGGCGCGCACGGAGACGGCCATCGGTCAGCACGCGGTGTCCGTCAGCTACGTCGCCGTCGAGCTGGCCCGCAAGGTGTTCGGCAAGCTGGAGGGGCGGGCCGTCCTGCTGGTGGGTGCGGGGGAGACGGCGGAGCTGGCCGCCCGCAGCCTGGCGGAGGACGGCGGCTGCCGGCTGGTGGTGGCGAACCGGACCGTGGAGCGCGGTCGGCAGCTGGCCGCGGCCTATGGAGGACGGGCGCTGCCCTTGGAGCGGCTGGCCGAGGCCCTGGTCGAGTGCGACGTGGTGATCGCCTCCACCGGATCCGCCCGCCCGCTGATCACCGCCGCCATGGTGCGGGAGGCCATGCGGCGCCGGCGGGGTCGCCCCCTCCTGCTGGTGGACATCGCCGTGCCGCGGGACGTCGAGGCGGCGGCCGGACGCTTGGACGGCGTCTTCCTCTACGACATCGACGACCTGGAGGCGGTGGTGGAGGCGAACCTCCGGCTGCGGCGGGAGGAGGCGAGCCGGGTCGAGGCGATGCTGGACGAAGAGGTGCGCCAGTTCGAGGGGTGGCTGCAGAGCTTGAACGTGGTTCCGCTGATCCGCTCGCTGCGGGAGAAGGCCGAGGCCATGCGCCGCCAGGAGCTGGAACGGGCGCTGCGCAAGCTGCCCCATCTCTCCGAGCGCGACCGCCAGGTGATCGACGGCCTCACCCGGCTGATCGTCAACAAGCTGCTCAACGATCCGATGGTGCGCCTGAAGGAGGCGGTGGCGGGCGGCCGCGGCCCGGTGTACCTGGAGGAGGCCTTCACCGAGCTGTTCGCCCTGGACGAACCGGCGCCCCGCGGCCGCCGCGGGGCGGGCACCCACGCCCCCGCCGCCGGCGACGGCCAAGCCCCGCCGCGGGCCGGCGGGGAGGCGGACGCCGCGGGGGCCGCACCGGATGGGCCCCTGCCGGCGGATGGCCCCCACCGGATGGCCCCGGCGGGCGGCGAGGCCCCGGATCCCCGGTGGCCGCGGTCGGGCGCCCGCGCGGCCGCCGGCGGCGCGGACGCGCGGGTCGGACGGCCGTGA
- a CDS encoding class I SAM-dependent methyltransferase: MGAFGAAPGPGTEKAAYIRQLFDTIAPGYDRMNRLMTLGQWRYWQWRLARRLEELPLEGARVLDVACGTGEITALLARRVGPSGHVTGLDFSPGMLAVARRRLEEAGLAARVRLVQGDALAMPFPDGGFDLVTMGFALRNVADLDRALAEMVRVARPGGRVLLLELSHSPWPWVRVPFRWYFERVVPAMGRWAARRWRGPGPAPYAWLPQSVRGFPGAEELAARMAAAGLEGVRFWRMSAGIVCLHEGRRPAGT, encoded by the coding sequence ATGGGGGCTTTCGGCGCCGCCCCGGGACCAGGGACGGAGAAGGCCGCCTACATCCGCCAGCTCTTCGACACCATCGCGCCCGGCTACGACCGGATGAACCGGCTCATGACCCTGGGCCAGTGGCGGTACTGGCAGTGGCGGCTGGCCCGGCGCCTGGAGGAGCTGCCCCTGGAGGGGGCCCGGGTGCTGGACGTGGCCTGCGGCACCGGGGAGATCACCGCCCTCTTGGCGCGCCGGGTGGGGCCGTCGGGGCACGTGACCGGGCTGGACTTCTCGCCGGGCATGCTGGCCGTCGCCCGTCGCCGCCTGGAGGAGGCGGGCCTCGCGGCTCGGGTCCGGCTGGTGCAGGGCGACGCCCTGGCCATGCCCTTCCCGGACGGTGGCTTCGACCTGGTGACCATGGGGTTCGCGCTGCGCAACGTAGCCGACCTGGACCGCGCCCTGGCGGAGATGGTCCGGGTCGCGCGGCCGGGGGGACGGGTGCTGCTGCTCGAGCTCTCCCACAGCCCGTGGCCCTGGGTGCGGGTGCCCTTCCGCTGGTACTTCGAGCGGGTGGTGCCGGCCATGGGGCGATGGGCGGCCCGCCGCTGGCGGGGGCCGGGACCGGCCCCCTACGCGTGGCTGCCCCAGTCGGTGCGGGGCTTCCCGGGGGCGGAGGAGCTCGCCGCCCGCATGGCGGCGGCGGGCCTGGAGGGCGTGCGGTTCTGGCGGATGTCGGCAGGCATCGTCTGCCTCCACGAGGGGCGGCGGCCCGCGGGGACGTGA
- the sucD gene encoding succinate--CoA ligase subunit alpha — protein MAILIDERTRVVVQGITGHQGSFHTGQMLDYGTRVVAGVSPGKEGQEVRGVPVYDTVEAAVEKHGATASVVFVPAPFAKDAVLEALDAGIKLVVVITEHVPLHDAMEIMARARLKGATVVGPNTFGVISPGKSKIGIMPNAIYTPGRVGIVARSGTLSYEIAASLSHAGFGQSTVVGMGGDRVVGLSFIDVLKLFEQDKETEAVVLVGEIGGTAEEEAAEYIKGMSKPVVAYLAGKHAPPGKRMGHAGAIIERGRGTYQSKVEALEAAGARVAALPWQVADLVREVLR, from the coding sequence ATGGCGATCCTGATCGACGAGCGCACCCGGGTGGTGGTGCAGGGCATCACCGGCCACCAGGGCAGCTTCCACACCGGCCAGATGCTGGACTACGGCACCCGCGTGGTGGCGGGCGTCTCGCCGGGCAAGGAGGGCCAGGAGGTCCGGGGCGTGCCCGTGTACGACACGGTGGAGGCGGCGGTGGAGAAGCACGGGGCCACCGCCTCGGTGGTCTTCGTGCCCGCACCCTTCGCCAAGGACGCGGTCCTGGAGGCGCTGGACGCCGGGATCAAGCTGGTGGTGGTGATCACCGAGCACGTGCCGCTGCACGACGCCATGGAGATCATGGCGCGGGCCCGGCTCAAGGGCGCCACCGTGGTCGGCCCCAACACCTTCGGGGTGATCTCGCCCGGCAAGTCCAAGATCGGGATCATGCCCAATGCCATCTACACTCCCGGCCGGGTGGGCATCGTCGCCCGCAGTGGTACCCTTTCCTACGAGATCGCCGCCTCCCTCTCCCACGCCGGGTTCGGTCAGTCCACCGTGGTCGGCATGGGCGGCGACCGGGTGGTGGGGCTCTCCTTCATCGACGTGCTGAAGCTGTTCGAGCAGGACAAGGAGACGGAGGCGGTGGTCCTGGTGGGCGAGATCGGCGGCACCGCGGAGGAGGAGGCCGCCGAGTACATCAAGGGCATGTCCAAGCCCGTGGTCGCCTACCTGGCCGGCAAGCACGCACCGCCCGGCAAGCGCATGGGGCACGCGGGGGCCATCATCGAGCGGGGCCGGGGGACCTACCAGAGCAAGGTCGAGGCCCTGGAGGCGGCGGGGGCCCGGGTCGCCGCGCTGCCCTGGCAGGTGGCCGACCTGGTGCGCGAGGTCCTGCGCTAG